In Marisediminicola antarctica, one DNA window encodes the following:
- a CDS encoding MarR family winged helix-turn-helix transcriptional regulator produces MPSSDDDEVDLLITAWADRLPDVDFSPLDVMSRLRRVAHKLTGLRRDAFQSAGLSVWEFDVLAALRRADPPHEMSPAELVHATMIGSAAMSNRLENLAVRGLVARKGNPRDGRSNLASLTAEGAERVDSAMIALVESEARELQSLSQQEQTQLVALLRKLATDGGEWRGR; encoded by the coding sequence ATGCCAAGCAGTGATGACGACGAGGTCGATCTGCTGATCACGGCGTGGGCAGACCGCCTGCCCGACGTGGATTTTTCGCCCCTCGACGTGATGTCCCGGTTGCGGCGGGTCGCGCACAAGCTCACCGGGCTGCGCAGGGACGCCTTCCAGAGCGCGGGACTGAGCGTGTGGGAGTTCGACGTGCTCGCCGCTTTGCGCCGGGCCGATCCGCCGCACGAGATGAGCCCGGCGGAGCTTGTGCACGCGACCATGATCGGGAGCGCGGCGATGTCGAACCGACTCGAGAATCTGGCGGTGCGCGGTCTCGTCGCGCGCAAGGGCAATCCGCGCGACGGCAGGAGCAACCTCGCGAGCCTCACCGCGGAAGGCGCCGAACGGGTGGACTCCGCGATGATCGCGCTCGTCGAGAGCGAGGCACGAGAGCTGCAGTCCCTGTCTCAGCAGGAGCAGACGCAGCTAGTCGCGCTGCTCCGCAAACTGGCCACTGATGGTGGGGAGTGGCGAGGGCGATAA
- a CDS encoding PadR family transcriptional regulator — MNIDKDLVAAMATPLVLAILVQGTSYGYAILGRVRELSGGDVEWTDGMLYPLLHRLERLGYIGAEWGASPEGRRRRYYEITEAGRAQLVEQRTQWATANRTLGALWGQTASPAGA; from the coding sequence GTGAACATCGACAAGGATCTGGTTGCCGCGATGGCGACCCCGCTCGTTCTTGCCATCCTCGTGCAGGGCACGAGTTATGGCTACGCGATCCTGGGGCGCGTGCGCGAGCTTTCCGGGGGTGACGTCGAATGGACCGACGGCATGCTGTACCCGCTCCTGCACCGGCTGGAGCGACTGGGGTATATCGGCGCCGAGTGGGGAGCGTCCCCGGAGGGCAGGCGGCGGCGCTACTACGAGATCACCGAGGCCGGCCGCGCCCAGCTTGTCGAACAGCGCACCCAGTGGGCCACCGCGAACCGCACGCTCGGCGCTCTCTGGGGCCAGACCGCTTCACCGGCCGGGGCATGA